The sequence TTGTGTCTAATTTAGATATTTGCATTGCAAGCTGAGGCCTTGATAAAGCTTCATAGGCACCAAGAAGCAGAGGAAGCATCGATGAAGTGTCCGAATTTTGATGTGGATGCCTGTACTAAATTTTTCGGTCCAATCGGTAATGCAAACTTGTTAGTGGTGCGAGCTCAGGTTCACATGGCTCTTGGCAGGTTAGTGTTCTGTACTGCATAGTCACGCATTATTAGAATTGCGTTAGAGGCCACAATTTGCATGATTGCATAGgttcataaataaaagaaagacaTAACTGTAACCTGGTGTTGAGGAACAACTCAAAAGGCATATTTTTGCTGGTAAAAAGAGGGACCAAAGATATACGAAGTCAAGAAAAAATTCGACCACTTACCCACCAGCCACCAACTTGCTCAAATATTCCCTAATTACTGTATGGGTTAAATACTTTGATTTTGCACCTAAGCTTTATGGTAAAAGCAGGATCgttttttgaaacaaaagaCATGTCCCTAAGCTCTACCCTATCACCTAATCCTGTGTCGGTACTTCTCTCCATAATTAGGTGGTAACAACGGCTCTTCTATGAAATACTTTATCTTCTTATAGTTCCTTTTTCGGAGAATCTTCTTCTAGATTGCTATACacataaaaaacttgaacaCATTTCTATTGCTGACTGCGTTTATATTACTCTCAAATAATCATCTCAGcttcataataatttaaatggttaggtaaatataaattatattatatctaaTATATCCCCTTaagtaaaaatcatttgaacttaaaacttatatatatagacCCATACTagtttatgcttaatttttattaaatcaatagggatgataaaattcaaacttgtaATCACTTGGtcattaaaattctaatactatgtcaaaaaactaatttaactcAAAACCTTAAACTGTTATgtgaagttttaaaatataatttatattattatttaatatactcTCTCAAATGAAAGTTCTTATAGGTTAAAACTTGTACATGCCTACATtaccttatacttaatttttattaaataaataagaatgataAGATTCGAATTCTTGACtatttggtcatcaaggctctgacaccatgttaaaaaaccaattcaactcaaaagtttaaactattagataaggtctcaatatataatttatgctattctctaacacactccTTCAAGTGAGAGCTCTTTAGGcttaaaacttgcacaaacATACACTTaccttatatttaatttttatcaaataaataagaatgataAGATTTGAACCTATGATCGTTTGGTTATCGAAActttgatatcatatcaaagaactaatttaattttttttatttaaagtattaaaatttcaatatataatttatattattctataacagTTTTAGTGACGttgtaatttaattagatttgaATGTATCCAACTGAAATACTTAAagttagcttctttttttttaatcttataacGTAGCAAGTAGCTATCGATTTTATTCTgtccaaaacaattgaaagaacGCACAGGTTAATTGTCCTTAGTGTTTATTGGGCTAATAAAGCTTTTAACCAACGGATTAACAGATTTGATGATGCTTCGGCTGCGTTGCAACGAGCAACTAGGCTTGATTCTAACAACAAGGAAGCAAATATGGTGTTGAGAAAGGCTAAAGCTGTAGCTGCAGCTAGATCAAATGGTAATCAGCTTTTTAAGGCAGCAAGATTTTATGAGGCTTGTCATGCTTATAGTGAGGGACTTGAGCATGATCCCTACAACTCAGTGTTGTTATGCAATCGAGCTGCCTGTCGATCCAAGCTTGGCCAGTATGAGAAAGCGGTAGAGGATTGCAATGCTGCTCTTACCGTCCGACCAGGTTACTCCAAGGCCAGATTAAGAAGAGCTGATTGCAATGCTAAGGTGACTAAATTGAACAGAGACATAATTTAGTTTATACAGCGTGTATCGTCATCATTTTAACAGCTTTTATCTTCTATAGCAAGTTAGATATAGTTGGATTTGGTTTGCTAGTGACTAATGTTTGTTTCACTGAAATAGTTGGAAAAATGGGAAGTCTCAGTCAAAGACTATGAGATGTTGCAAAATGAAGCCCCGGGGGATGACGGAGTGAGCAGGGCCTTGATGGAGGCCAAGTCGGAGCTCAAGAAGCAGAGAGGGCCAGATGCGGCAGCTTAATATAAAGCTAGAGAACAAGTAGTGAAATGGTAGAAAGAAATCGCTAGAGCAGCAACCTGCAGAGCCAACGAGGCCAAGAACAAAAAACGAGAGACTACTTACGCCTAGTGTTGAAGCTGAGGCAAGAGATTGCGCACACTAGATTGAaattagagaaagaaaatgCTTTAATTTAGGGAAGAAAATTGATCCGACCGGGCATCGTGTTTCAGAACATGCTGTCAAGGACTTCGTTTTTATGTATAGCTGGACACTTGTATGAAATTTTGTTGAAACACCGCCTGAAACCCGTCCGATTACTGACTTTTTTTCTGGCCTATAAGTCCCATTAATATCCCATCTATGAGCATTAATGAACGCCACCGCAAGTTGACTACTCATTAGATCCAATCTGACCGACAAAGGAACTCAATAAAACACTCCACTTTCTTAGCATCTACTAGTTGTTGCCCCTTTGAGCAATATAGCCAGCaacaaacacaatgccaaatCTATCACGAAGATCATCTTCATGACCAATCACAACGATTCAAGTTTTATTAGCATTATAAATCCTCCTTTGATCAAAATGACAACTTTCATACATACATGAAGCCATGATCATCTAAGAACCTATAACGATAAGCAAAGTCAAGACATGTTCTTGAAAAACCAAGCACATGAACAACTGTCCAAGTTATTTGCCTCATCAAAAGATGATGGTCAAAGATCGTCGAAGCGTGATCCGACACAACCCAACACCACACACAAATtaaccttaagaaaaaaaaaaggtctctcACATGAATGAAGCTCCGGCAGATTTCTTAACATCAGGATAATCACAATAATTCCTAATAGCAGTTAACTCATAAGGCGAAGTATCAAGAGCCAGCCACTGCTCAATGGTGAACTGCTTTTGTGAACAAGCCGCATGGACCCCAGTTGTAGTCACCTCCACGTAGTTAACGTACCAACCATGGCCTGAACCTGACCCATCAGATGTCAAGTTCAATGCACACACTGGTGAACTCAAACATGGTGCTCTTCCACTGAAAATGTCCAAATTGCCCCTCTCGAAGTAGTTGTGACCTGGCTCCATTAGCCCTCCCCATCTCTCAAGATCTGGGACCTCCAAGCCCTTACCATAAGAGTCGTACAGTCTAACGCTTATGATGGAGTCCGTGCCTCCTTTGATGATGGATCCTGTTCTTATGTACACTGTGTATACACAGTCTTCATCCTGCAagagatcaagaaaaaaagaaaaaaaacgaatGTAACTAAGAATTGGTTTTAACAATGACCAAAAGATGAGAAAGGATTTCGAGAAAGTTTCAGAGGGCAACTTACAGAAAATGCTATGGTGGCGAGGGAGAGGAAGAGGATGAGAGAGAGGTGGAGAGTGGTGACAgacattattttctttgttttcttctttagcCGTAGAAATGTGAAAGGCCTGCTTAGTTGAAAGTGGTTTTATAGGGAAGAGGACTTGGAAGCATGGGATGAGTGTGTAATAGCGACTTGTTTGGTTGTGTATAATTAATCTTGCattgcataaaaataatataattataaaaatctcttataaaattacaatttatattgaagtttaatattcataacaatttagattcttaaaccataaaaaaaatcaataaaaatattcaatattttaaaatttaatatattcataacaatttacatcataaaaaaatcaataaaaaatatataattatatatataattattatcatatttcatttaatgtctaaaataattttacattaaattttacagttttattattaaattaaaaaacacaaccaTCAATCGCTTAATCCCAAACTTAAATCTTCAACAACAAAATCTCAACCATCACCATATCTATAAAaccagttttaatttttatttttttttattgtatttgtcAGGAATcgatattattcttttaaaaaaattcaaataaaggTATCTCACGCTCCTcctcaaaacttgaaaaaaggAGCAAAAACAATTAGTTTTGAA is a genomic window of Populus alba chromosome 5, ASM523922v2, whole genome shotgun sequence containing:
- the LOC118031693 gene encoding PLAT domain-containing protein 3, which produces MSVTTLHLSLILFLSLATIAFSDEDCVYTVYIRTGSIIKGGTDSIISVRLYDSYGKGLEVPDLERWGGLMEPGHNYFERGNLDIFSGRAPCLSSPVCALNLTSDGSGSGHGWYVNYVEVTTTGVHAACSQKQFTIEQWLALDTSPYELTAIRNYCDYPDVKKSAGASFM